In the Castor canadensis chromosome 1, mCasCan1.hap1v2, whole genome shotgun sequence genome, TGCATGAAATTTGGCATCTTAAGATCTATTTCCATTTTAAACTATACCATTGGGTGAAAGTGTTGTTCAGTGTCACAGAAGCAAATGAAAGAGTCAACATCACTCTTTTGGCTTATTTTCCTTGTGCTTTTTGGTTATACTTCCACCAGGCCCAGTGAAGCCCTTCCAGGGGCACATCATTCAGTTCCCTGCCCAGCTGCTCAAAGATAAAACAATAGGCTTCACTTCAACTATCCCAGGAGCTAGCACTCAGGTAAACAATGCGGCTTTAAACAGAGGAGAGACTTATAGACCTTGCACAATTCTTGATTTTGTAGTTTTCCAAGGAAGTCAGAAAAGAATCAAtcttaaagaaactgaatttagggctggaggtatggctcaagtggaagagtgcctgctttgtaagcacaaagtcctgagttcaaaccccagtcccacaaaaaaagagaaacttgaaGTTAcgttaaaaaataatgtattatcttaaaaaaagaaaaaaacaaacaatggaaAAACTTAGGGAAAATACAGCTTATTAATCAAATTTTACTTTGGCTAAATTCTAGTAAGTCAGTATAACTTACTGAATTTAGAAGTACAGCCTATCATGTTTTTCTGACAGTAGTAGTGCAGGACATGAAAATAGTTCATAGCTCTTTAGCCTTTTGGAACTTCTAGACATAAAAGAACAAAGGCTAACAGGATTTGACATTCAGAAATTTACTTGTTTAGCAGAAATCAGGAGCTAGTTGAAACACCGGAGTCTCATTCATTCTGGGTGTTTTCAGTAACTTCCCATGTGGAGCCCAATGGTGCTAAGCCTCACCACACATCAGAATCACTTGAAGCTTTCAAAAATTACTGAATACCCAGGCCAATTAAATTTGGAAGGGTAGGCCAGAGTCAGTATTCTTTATGCCTGGTGACTCTAGTGTACAGCCAGTCTGCAGACCACTGCTACACTTCTTTCAGAAACTTGCTCTTGAAAGCCACATGAATGGAATTCCAATCTagatagttttactttttctaaattacatgagaagattttttttgtcccctgtggttttttttttttttaaataaaaagcacagGTGTGCTTCCTCTCAAGATGTAGCCTGGTATTTGGGAGGTGCTGATTGTCAGAGGTTATCTGGAGCGTTGGTTGTAAAGAAGAAAGTCCTTGTCTTGGCAGAGCAGGCAGAGTTTCAGTCTTTGGCAACTGCCTCCAGCAACAAAAAACGCCCAGATACCAATGAGAACCATCATTATATATGCTGACACCAGATTTATTCCATAATGAGGACTTAGGGAGGTCTGGGCAGACACCAGCAGATGGATCGGGAGAGCTATTAGAAGGATGTAGCACTGTTTTTTCTCACGgccatcaaaagaaacaatgccCCTGAACACGTGCAGCAATATGATAACGAGTGTCATGAAAGCtgaattaaggaaaaactgaggagAATCTCCATGAATGCACATCATGCCTGGCTCCAAGGAGTCAGACAGGGTATTAACAAAGGAAAATGCTCCACTCATGATTCCAAAGCCCAAGCCAGAAACATAGGCCAGCAATTGCATGGAAGGTGTTGTCTCATCTGGTTTTATGCTCTTGAAACCCtccttgtcttttttaaaaagtctataatATGCAAACCAGAACATTTCTTGGATAATGACTGAAAGCAACACTCCAAAGATTAGCAGATATTTCTGTACTGGTTCATCTTTGTTGCCAGAAGTGAGTCTTGCTATGAACCAAAAAAGGGATGAGATCAGTGGAGACACCAACCAGAAGAATGCTCTGACAATGAGGAAGATGATGTGTAATgggttggtggtgatggtgaagaTGTAGAGAGCGAGCACAGGCCTGAAGGCAATGAAGGCAGAGCCAAAGAACACCACTGTGGTCATGGTGACCGCACAGGCCCGGGGCATCCTGGTTTCTGTCTTTTTGGTTAAATGCCCAAAAGTGAAATGAGAACAGAATTATACTTTAATTGTTGAATACCTTTTTCtgtaatggcaaatcaaatttaaatttccCAAATCATTGCACAATGGTTTCAAtatctccatatcctcaccaatacttccttccttctttccttctttccttttttctacttctttccttctctctacttccttctttccttcaagtTCATCTTCATCACCATCTTTTTAATGGATTTTCATTATCTTAAAAAGAATTAGTCAATATCTCATTCTGGTttcaatttacatttccctaatgaataGTAATATTAAGCATGTTTTCATGGCCAGGCAGCTAATTATGTCTTTTATGTAATAATCTATACCTAATTTCTTTACACATTTTTACTCaattattcatgttttaaatttgatttagatttatttagtatttattgACATACCAATGACAGGTACCAATTCCTAATATAGCTTGGATAGCAATTCTTTATTAGATATATGGGTTGCAATATTTTGTCTAATTATACATATTGCCACAGTTTGACTCTTAGTTCTTCCAATAACTTTATCAAGTAGCTATATACATCAttttacatgtgaaaaaatgagtttgatgtccccattccagaggagtcaatacagaaaccttaaggtgacagaggtcaacatgagaaggggatcaggaaccagtgtaaagatcagttagagatgaatcaacctgggttttaacgcatttgtacatgaaagcaatgctagaaatttctctgtatagctgtccttatctcaactagcaaaaatgctatgtctttcttattattgcttatttctactcttcaagggaactggagaaaagcacagaacaggttctgcctggaagggaggcgggagagggaagaaggtggaggtgggggcaggagggagaaactACCCAAAtgatatatgcacatgtgaataaatgaataataaaaaaattagttggtatacaattaattttttcatatctttttgaATAGTGCCCATCCTCTTTCCACTCTTCTACATTGAGGATATGATTCTGAAATGACAAGATGCAAAGACCACCCTAAACATGGTTATCAAATTATCTTTTGTTCTATGCCCTATCATTCCTGAATGATTCTCAACCTCTGTAACTCTCAATTGAGGCTTAATTTTATAATGCTCCATTCTCACAAAGTTCATCTTATTCAATGGGAAATTGATCTGATGCTTTTCTTccaattgaaaaatattttgtaaaatattgtttatattttacaaaaggaATATTCAG is a window encoding:
- the LOC109676664 gene encoding gamma-secretase subunit APH-1B-like isoform X2 produces the protein MTTVVFFGSAFIAFRPVLALYIFTITTNPLHIIFLIVRAFFWLVSPLISSLFWFIARLTSGNKDEPVQKYLLIFGVLLSVIIQEMFWFAYYRLFKKDKEGFKSIKPDETTPSMQLLAYFFLNSAFMTLVIILLHVFRGIVSFDGREKKQCYILLIALPIHLLVSAQTSLSPHYGINLVSAYIMMVLIGIWAFFVAGGSCQRLKLCLLCQDKDFLLYNQRSR
- the LOC109676664 gene encoding gamma-secretase subunit APH-1B-like isoform X1: MTTVVFFGSAFIAFRPVLALYIFTITTNPLHIIFLIVRAFFWLVSPLISSLFWFIARLTSGNKDEPVQKYLLIFGVLLSVIIQEMFWFAYYRLFKKDKEGFKSIKPDETTPSMQLLAYVSGLGFGIMSGAFSFVNTLSDSLEPGMMCIHGDSPQFFLNSAFMTLVIILLHVFRGIVSFDGREKKQCYILLIALPIHLLVSAQTSLSPHYGINLVSAYIMMVLIGIWAFFVAGGSCQRLKLCLLCQDKDFLLYNQRSR